The nucleotide window GCCTCGAGGGGCGCCCCGACGAGGTTTACACGCGCTGCTTCGGCTGCGGTCCGGCGCATCCGAGCGGCCTGCGCGTGCGCTGCTTCAAGGTGGAAGGCGGCGTCGTCTCGCCCATCCTGATCGACCGCCGCTACGAGGGCCCGCCCGGCGCGACGCACGGCGGGATCGTGGCGGCCTACCTCGACGAGGTGCTGGCGGGTGCGGTCGTCCGCGGCACGGGTCGCCTCGCCGTGACGGGCGAGCTGACCGTGCGCTACGTGAAGCCGGTGCCGTTCGAGACCCCGCTCCTCGGCCGGGCGCAGCTCGTCGCCGACCGGGGACGCTACGCGGATGTCGAGGGCCGGGTCGAGGACCTCGCCACCGCGGAGGTCCTCGCGACCGCGCGCGGGCGCTTCGTGTTCATGCGCGCGTGAGGAACGCCAGGACCGCCGGCCGCTTCTGCGCCGGCTGGTAGAGGCAGCGGAGCTCCGGCCGCTCGAGCAGCTCGACGTACGTGCCCATCACCATCCGGTAGTAGCGCAGATGGCGGCTGGTCGGCCCGCCGTTGTACTCGAGCAGCGCGTCCTTGATGTTCGGCTTGCGAGCGAGGATGTCGCGCAGGTACGCCATCGCGAAGCGCGTGCTGACGGCTGGATTGGCGAGGTCGCCAAGATCGCGCTGGTCCCTGAGCGCGGGGCGCTTGAACTTGCCGAGGCTCGGCTCGAAGAGGGCCGCGGTGGACGGCAGCATCTGGAAGAGTCCGACCTCGCCGGCGCGTCCGACCGCGTCGTGCCTGAATTCCGACTCGACCTCGGCCTGCGCGAGGATCAAGCAGTGATCCACGTTCGCGCGCCGCGCCTCGGCGACAAGGATCTCCGGGAACGCCTGGAACGCCTTGATGGGCGCGCGGGGATTCTTTTCGGCGATGTACGAGAGGATCGCGCGGTTGAGCCGCTCGGCGTCGGCCTCGCCCGCGACGGCGATGACCTGGCGCGTGAGAAAGCTCCCGCTCACGCCGGCCGCCACGATCACCGTGAGGATCGCGAGCGCTTTGCTGAGTCTGCTCATACGTATATTCCTCCTTCTGTTCACCGTCGGAATTTTTCTGCCTACCGCGATCGGAGGAAGGAATGGATGAAGTGGCGAGAGTATAACACGCGACGCGACGTGTTACGCAACCCGATGTTGCCCTGACGGGTATCTCCACCACGGGCGGTGTCACCTGGCTGACACCTCGCGGGCGTCGCGCCTGATCTGGCGCGGAGTTATGCGCCCGCTTCCGGAAAGAGGGGGACTCCGACGCTCCACGGCGTCGCCATGTTCGCGACCGACTGCGCGATCCGCCCCTAACGGGTCGGGCGCGGCCTTCGTGGTAGGATCGGCCATGCGTGTCGCGGCCGTGCTCGTCCTGCTCTTCCTTCCCGTGCACGCCGCCGCCGCTCCCGACACCGACGTGGAAGTTCCGGCCACCGTCCCCGCGGTGAAATCTCTCGAGCCGACCGCGGAGGCGCGCTTCAACGAGGGCCAGGCGCTGGCGCGCCGGAACGACTGGGTGGGCGCCACGGCCGCCTACCACGCCGCGACCCGGCTCCGGCCCGCGTTCGCGGAGGCGTGGAACGGTCTCGGCTACGCGCTGCGGAAGCAGCGCCGCTTCGACGAGTCAGTGAGCGCCTACCGCGAGGCGCTGCGCCTGCGCCCGAACTACCCGCAGGCGCTCGAGTACCTCGGCGAGGCCTACGTGGAGCTCGGGCGCCTCGCCGAGGCGAGGGCCGTGCTCGAGCGCCTGCGGCGGCTCGATCCGTACGAAGCGGATGAGCTCGCGCAGGCGATCGCGAAGGCCGCGAAGCGCTGACCCTCCGCGCGATGTTCCGGTCCCGGCTGGCGATCAAGATCGGACTGCTGATCGTGGCGGTCCTCATCATCGGGTTTGGCGCCTCCACGATCGTCACCATCCAACGCGAGTCCGCCGCCCTCGTCGAGCAGAACAAGGTCGCCGCGCGCCGGCTCACCGCCACGCTCGTGGCCTCCATCGAGGGCGCGATGCTCCAGGGCCGCCCCGACGTCACGCGCTCGATGCTCCAGGAGCTCAAGGCCTCCTCGCCGGTCGAGGGGTTCACCGTGTACCGGCGGAACGGCGTCGAGGCGTTCACCGACCTCGTGACGGCCAACCAGGTGGCGAAGACGGGCAACCTCTCCAAGGAGGTGATGGAGAACCTGGCGCGGATGCAGCGGGCCCCGGGCGCCCCGATGAGCGGGCCGCTGTTCGCGCGGGCGCTCGAGACGCTCCGGACCCAGGAGACCGTCGAGGTCGAGAACGGCGCCTCGTTCTTCACCCTCCACTACCCGATCCGCAACCGCGAGGCCTGCCAGGACTGCCACGGGAGCGACCACACGGTGCGCGCGGTCGTCCGCGTGGCGTCCTCGATGGAGCCCGTGTTCGCCGAGGTGCGCCGGCACCGGAACCGCCAGATCCTGATCGGCGTCCTCACGATCATCTCCGCCGCGGTGGTGCTGACGGTCGCGATGCGCTTCGTCATCATCCGGCCGATCGAAGCGCTCGCGACGACCGCGCGCCGGGTCGGCGAGGGCGACTTCGGCGCGCGGGCGTCCGAGAGCGCGCGCGACGAGATCGGCGAGCTGGGCGTCGCGTTCAACGAGATGACCGCGCGCCTCGCCCAGGCCCACCAGGACCTCGCGGCAAAGAACGCGGAGCTCGAGAGCGCGCTGCGGAACCTCCAGGAGTCGCGCCAGCGGCTCGAGCTCCTCGAGCAGCTCAAGGGCGAGCTGTCGAAATTCGTCCCGGAGGCGGTGAAGCGTCTCCTCGAGCAGAACCCGAACGCGACCGAGCTCGAGAAGAAGACCGTCGAGGTGTCGGTGCTCTTCCTCGACATCGCGGGCTACACGAAGCTCTCCGAGCAGCTCGACGCGAAGAAGCTCAACCGGCTCGTGCAGACCTATTTCTCGAGCTTCCTCGAGATCATCCAGGGCCAGCACGGCGACGTGAACGAGACCGCCGGCGACGGCCTGATGGTGATCTTCCAGTCCGACCGCGGCGGCACGGACCACGCGGTCAACGCCACCCGCGCCGCGTTCGGGATCCACCAGCAGACGCAGAGCCTGAACGAGGAGCACGGCGGCGTCTTCCCGTCCGTCCAGCTCCACATGGGGATCAACACGGGCGAGGCGCTCGTCGGGGCCACCAAGCTCGGGCTCGGCGCGGCCCAGCGCTGGACCTTCACCGCGACGGGCCCGACCACCAACGTGGCCGCGCGCTTCGCGGGCTCGGCCCAGGGCGGCGAGATCATCGTGGGCCCGACGACGGCCGAGCGGATCCGCGCCCACTTCGTCCTCGAGAGCCTGGGCGAGCGGACGTTCAAGAACGTGTCGCAGCCGATCCGCGTCTACCGCCTCATCCCGCCGGGCGTCTACGAGAAGATCGTCTAGCCTCCGCGACCGCGTCCGCGTCGGGATCTGCGCGTGGGCCGACCCGGCGCTGATCGAGAGCCTCGGGTTCTATCCGAAGAAATCCATGACGGCCGAGGCGCGCCTGCGCTTCTACGCGGGCGTCTTCGACTGCGTCGAGGTCAACAGCTCCTACTATGCGATCCCCGACGTTCGGACGACGGCGCGCTGGGTCGAGCGCACCCCGCCGGGCTTCCTCTTCCACGTGAAGGCCTACGCGCTGCTGACCGGCCACCACCCGCGGCGGGAGAGCCTGCCCGCGGAGGTGCAGGCGCTCCTGCCGCCGCGCCCCCGGCTCACGCGGCGGGGGGAGCTCGACGCGTCGAGCGTCCCGGCCGAGGCGCGCGCCGCGACGCTCGCGCTCTTCGCCCGGGCGGTCGAGCCCATCGCGCGCGCGGGCAAGCTCGGCTACGTCCTCTTCCAGTTGGCGCCGTGGGTTCACTTCGACGCCGCGCGGCTCGACGACCTGGCGGCGCTGCCGGGGCGCCTGCCGGGCTGGCGGCTCGCGGTCGAGTTCCGCCACCGCTCGTGGTATCCCGACCACGCCGCCGAGACGCTCGGCGCCCTGCGGGCCGCGGGCCTGGCCCACGTGATCGTGGACGCGCCGGCCACCGGCAACGCGGTGCCGCGCGTGACGACGGCGACGGCGCCGACGGCCGTGTTCCGCCTCCACGGCCGCAACGCCGCCGGCTGGCTCGCCCAGCTCCGGGGCGAGGAGCCCGCGGTGCGGGAGAAGTATGACTACCTCTACGACGAGGCGGAGCTCGCGGCGCTCGTCCCCGAGGTGGCCCGGATCGGCGAGGAGGCCGAGGAGATCTTCATCTCGTTCAACAACAACAACCGCGACTACCCCGTGCGGAACGCGCTGATGATGCGCCGACTCCTGGGCCAGCCGGCCCCCGAGGCCGGGCGGCCGCCCGGGTCCTTGCCTGGCGACCTGTTCGCCTGAGATAGTGAGGTCATGGTGACGGGCGCCCCGCCGATCCCGCGAGTCGAGCTCGCCATGGCACCCACGCCGCTGCTCAAGCTCGAGCGCCTGTCCGCGGAGCTCGGCGTGGAGCTCTGGGTGAAGCGCGACGACCTCACGGGCCTCCTCGAGACCGGCAACAAGATCCGGAAGCTCGAGTTCCTCGTCGGCGAGGCCTTCGCCCAGCGCGCCGACACGCTCATCACGTGCGGCACGCTCCAGTCCAACTGCTGCCGCACGGTCGCCGCGGTCGCCGCGCGCCTCGGCCTCAAGGCGATCCTCGCGCTCAGGGGCGCGCCGCCCGCGGAGCTCGACGGCAACCTGCTCCTCGGCCGCCTGCTCGGCGCCGAGGTGCGCTACTGCACGGACGCCGAATGGAGCCGCATCGACGAGGTGCTCGAGGAGCTCGCGGCGCGCGTGCGGAAGCGCGGGGGCACGCCGTACGTCATCCCCGAGAGCGGCGCGACGGTCACGGGCGCGCTCGGCTACGTTGCGTGCGGCGAGGAGCTCGCCCAGCAGATCCGGCACGGCGCGCCGGACTTCGACACCGTCGTGATCACCGCGTTCAGCGGCGGGAGCCAGGCGGGCCTGCTCATGGCCAAGCAGCTCTACGGCCTCCGCGCGGAGATCGTGAGCGTGCCGATCGCGTGGGAGGCCGCGCGCCTGCGCGAGTACGTCACGCGCGTCATCGGCGAGGCGCGGCGCCGCTATGGGCTCGCCGTCGAGCCGCCCGGCGAGATCCGCCTGCTCGACGGCCACCAGGGCGTCGGCCGCGCGGAGGTGCGCGCCGAGGCGCTCGACACGGTGGTGCGCGTGGCCCGCACGGAGGGCATCGTCCTCGATCCCGTCTACACCGCGAAGGCGTTCGCCGGACTGCTCGACCGGCTCCGTCGCGAGCCGCGCGCCCTCGGCGCCCGCGTCTGCTTCGTCCACACGGGCGGCGTCTTCAGCCTCTTCCCGTTCCGGCAGCCCCTGAGCCGTCGGCTCGGCGAGACGGTCTGCTAGAATCGTAGCCTCATGCCAGAGATCCGGCTCCGGGGCGGCGAGGTCGACGGGCTCAGGCTCCATTACGTCGTCGAGGGACGCGGCCCCGCCGTCG belongs to Candidatus Methylomirabilota bacterium and includes:
- a CDS encoding DUF72 domain-containing protein, whose amino-acid sequence is MESLGFYPKKSMTAEARLRFYAGVFDCVEVNSSYYAIPDVRTTARWVERTPPGFLFHVKAYALLTGHHPRRESLPAEVQALLPPRPRLTRRGELDASSVPAEARAATLALFARAVEPIARAGKLGYVLFQLAPWVHFDAARLDDLAALPGRLPGWRLAVEFRHRSWYPDHAAETLGALRAAGLAHVIVDAPATGNAVPRVTTATAPTAVFRLHGRNAAGWLAQLRGEEPAVREKYDYLYDEAELAALVPEVARIGEEAEEIFISFNNNNRDYPVRNALMMRRLLGQPAPEAGRPPGSLPGDLFA
- a CDS encoding PaaI family thioesterase, whose amino-acid sequence is LEGRPDEVYTRCFGCGPAHPSGLRVRCFKVEGGVVSPILIDRRYEGPPGATHGGIVAAYLDEVLAGAVVRGTGRLAVTGELTVRYVKPVPFETPLLGRAQLVADRGRYADVEGRVEDLATAEVLATARGRFVFMRA
- a CDS encoding tetratricopeptide repeat protein encodes the protein MRVAAVLVLLFLPVHAAAAPDTDVEVPATVPAVKSLEPTAEARFNEGQALARRNDWVGATAAYHAATRLRPAFAEAWNGLGYALRKQRRFDESVSAYREALRLRPNYPQALEYLGEAYVELGRLAEARAVLERLRRLDPYEADELAQAIAKAAKR
- a CDS encoding D-cysteine desulfhydrase family protein — protein: MVTGAPPIPRVELAMAPTPLLKLERLSAELGVELWVKRDDLTGLLETGNKIRKLEFLVGEAFAQRADTLITCGTLQSNCCRTVAAVAARLGLKAILALRGAPPAELDGNLLLGRLLGAEVRYCTDAEWSRIDEVLEELAARVRKRGGTPYVIPESGATVTGALGYVACGEELAQQIRHGAPDFDTVVITAFSGGSQAGLLMAKQLYGLRAEIVSVPIAWEAARLREYVTRVIGEARRRYGLAVEPPGEIRLLDGHQGVGRAEVRAEALDTVVRVARTEGIVLDPVYTAKAFAGLLDRLRREPRALGARVCFVHTGGVFSLFPFRQPLSRRLGETVC
- a CDS encoding transglycosylase SLT domain-containing protein; its protein translation is MSRLSKALAILTVIVAAGVSGSFLTRQVIAVAGEADAERLNRAILSYIAEKNPRAPIKAFQAFPEILVAEARRANVDHCLILAQAEVESEFRHDAVGRAGEVGLFQMLPSTAALFEPSLGKFKRPALRDQRDLGDLANPAVSTRFAMAYLRDILARKPNIKDALLEYNGGPTSRHLRYYRMVMGTYVELLERPELRCLYQPAQKRPAVLAFLTRA
- a CDS encoding adenylate/guanylate cyclase domain-containing protein; this encodes MFRSRLAIKIGLLIVAVLIIGFGASTIVTIQRESAALVEQNKVAARRLTATLVASIEGAMLQGRPDVTRSMLQELKASSPVEGFTVYRRNGVEAFTDLVTANQVAKTGNLSKEVMENLARMQRAPGAPMSGPLFARALETLRTQETVEVENGASFFTLHYPIRNREACQDCHGSDHTVRAVVRVASSMEPVFAEVRRHRNRQILIGVLTIISAAVVLTVAMRFVIIRPIEALATTARRVGEGDFGARASESARDEIGELGVAFNEMTARLAQAHQDLAAKNAELESALRNLQESRQRLELLEQLKGELSKFVPEAVKRLLEQNPNATELEKKTVEVSVLFLDIAGYTKLSEQLDAKKLNRLVQTYFSSFLEIIQGQHGDVNETAGDGLMVIFQSDRGGTDHAVNATRAAFGIHQQTQSLNEEHGGVFPSVQLHMGINTGEALVGATKLGLGAAQRWTFTATGPTTNVAARFAGSAQGGEIIVGPTTAERIRAHFVLESLGERTFKNVSQPIRVYRLIPPGVYEKIV